A window of the Bdellovibrio sp. ZAP7 genome harbors these coding sequences:
- a CDS encoding RluA family pseudouridine synthase, with product MENKSNSENSEQTIQITALPEMVGLRLDKALTLLPEVETRSRASHLIENSLVKVNGKVAKASLALKATDQLEITLPAPVPTELQSYDLKLDVLFEDSDVIVINKPAGLVVHPAAGHAHDTLVNALISHTDDLSMKFGEERPGIVHRLDKETSGIIVVAKNDKAHESLTSQFKERSTHRIYYAVTIGTARNLSGTIKSFLARHPVDRKKYASVVGDDRRPLQDQEDPPMVGKWAVTHYETVNRKSGLSYMKLKLETGRTHQIRVHLSENGLPIAGDTLYGADRKIKSVEQRQIQEDLRALPRFLLHAAELGFTHPRTQERMFFKQDWPEDILSLIKKWGLV from the coding sequence TTGGAAAATAAATCCAACTCCGAAAATTCTGAACAGACAATTCAGATCACCGCTCTGCCCGAGATGGTTGGCTTGCGTCTAGATAAAGCTCTGACTTTGTTACCGGAAGTAGAGACTCGTTCGCGTGCTTCGCACCTGATTGAAAACTCCCTGGTGAAAGTAAATGGCAAGGTGGCCAAGGCCTCCTTGGCTTTGAAGGCAACAGATCAGCTGGAAATAACTCTGCCAGCACCGGTTCCAACAGAACTTCAGTCCTACGATTTAAAGTTAGATGTTTTATTTGAAGATTCAGATGTAATCGTGATCAACAAGCCAGCGGGATTGGTGGTCCATCCAGCTGCAGGCCATGCACACGATACTTTAGTGAATGCGTTGATCTCGCACACGGATGATCTTTCCATGAAATTTGGAGAAGAGCGACCTGGTATCGTTCACCGTCTGGATAAAGAAACCAGTGGAATCATCGTCGTTGCTAAAAACGATAAAGCCCACGAGTCTTTAACTTCGCAATTCAAAGAGCGCAGCACTCATCGCATTTACTATGCGGTGACCATTGGGACCGCTCGCAATTTAAGCGGAACTATCAAAAGCTTTTTGGCTCGTCATCCTGTTGATCGTAAAAAATATGCCTCAGTCGTGGGCGATGATCGTCGTCCTTTGCAAGATCAAGAGGATCCACCAATGGTTGGGAAGTGGGCCGTTACTCACTACGAAACTGTGAATCGTAAAAGCGGTCTTAGCTATATGAAGCTTAAGCTAGAAACCGGACGGACTCATCAGATTCGCGTTCACCTTTCTGAAAATGGTTTGCCGATTGCGGGTGACACACTTTACGGAGCTGATCGAAAAATCAAATCCGTTGAACAACGCCAAATCCAAGAAGACCTTCGCGCCCTTCCAAGATTCTTGCTCCACGCGGCTGAGCTGGGCTTCACTCACCCACGCACTCAAGAGCGCATGTTCTTTAAACAAGATTGGCCGGAAGATATTCTTTCACTGATTAAAAAATGGGGTTTGGTATGA
- a CDS encoding DNA-3-methyladenine glycosylase has protein sequence MSIIPQDFYFEDTTSVAKSLLGKTLHIKTTGQEQLARIVEVEAYLGIQDPACHTFGGRQTPRVKSMYLSGGHSYVYMIYGMYNCLNIVTRTEEHPEAILIRAVEPLPLSATFNKSMLVSNGPGKLCRHYEITKEHDGVALWRKNSPLYLSDDGLNIPKSQIVSKPRIGVDYAGEAAEWPLRFYIANSKFVSKK, from the coding sequence ATGAGTATCATTCCTCAAGATTTCTATTTTGAGGATACAACGTCAGTGGCAAAATCCCTGCTGGGAAAAACTCTGCACATAAAAACCACTGGCCAAGAGCAACTGGCACGCATTGTTGAAGTGGAAGCATATCTGGGCATCCAAGATCCTGCCTGTCATACTTTCGGCGGTCGTCAAACTCCCCGCGTGAAATCAATGTATCTGTCCGGGGGCCATAGTTACGTCTATATGATCTATGGAATGTATAATTGTCTGAATATTGTGACTCGAACTGAAGAGCACCCCGAAGCTATTTTGATTCGTGCCGTGGAACCGCTTCCATTGAGTGCGACGTTTAATAAATCGATGCTGGTGTCGAATGGTCCTGGAAAATTATGCCGTCATTATGAAATCACTAAAGAACACGATGGAGTCGCTTTATGGAGGAAAAACTCCCCACTTTATCTTTCGGATGATGGGCTCAATATTCCAAAAAGTCAGATTGTTTCTAAACCACGGATCGGCGTAGATTATGCAGGCGAAGCCGCTGAATGGCCATTACGCTTTTATATCGCCAATAGTAAATTCGTTTCCAAGAAATAA
- a CDS encoding helix-turn-helix transcriptional regulator: MEATTRSNYYEILELPANSPQHEVTAAYERARNTYSGENPAIYTIFSEHEAREFLVLIEEAYQVLGNKILRNIYDQRLLSGMASLNDLTYASIVEASKKVAPVEVKATEKKPAAAYTKDEKFEAEIKAQENWTGDFLKKVREYKGITVERMSEITKINAWYVKAIEKTEPDNLPAVVFVRGYVVQIARALGVDDKKAADSYMKTFKQALGK, translated from the coding sequence ATGGAAGCGACAACACGTTCTAATTACTATGAAATTCTTGAATTACCTGCAAACTCACCTCAGCACGAAGTGACTGCGGCGTATGAACGTGCTCGCAATACCTATTCTGGTGAAAATCCAGCTATCTATACTATTTTTTCTGAACATGAAGCTCGTGAGTTTCTGGTCCTGATCGAGGAAGCGTATCAAGTTCTTGGTAACAAGATCCTGAGAAACATCTACGACCAAAGACTGTTAAGCGGAATGGCATCTCTAAATGATCTGACTTACGCTTCTATCGTTGAAGCGAGCAAAAAGGTTGCCCCAGTTGAAGTTAAAGCGACTGAAAAAAAACCTGCTGCTGCTTACACTAAAGACGAAAAGTTCGAAGCAGAGATCAAAGCCCAAGAAAATTGGACTGGCGACTTCCTTAAAAAAGTTCGCGAATACAAAGGCATTACTGTTGAACGTATGAGCGAGATCACTAAGATCAACGCGTGGTACGTGAAAGCCATAGAAAAAACTGAACCTGATAATCTTCCAGCTGTTGTATTTGTACGCGGTTACGTGGTGCAAATCGCAAGAGCTTTGGGTGTTGACGACAAAAAAGCCGCTGACTCCTACATGAAGACATTCAAACAAGCTCTTGGAAAATAA
- the rseP gene encoding RIP metalloprotease RseP encodes MEMLLNYINSGLSVVIPFVVLLGILIFVHELGHFLVARWCGVRVEVFSLGFGKKILKYKKGDTTYALSIVPLGGYVKMFGEQPGENISEEDKKVSFTHKTVWQRIAVVLAGPLMNFFFAILVLGIVALVGEDAKMPVLGDINPKSAAYEAGFRSGDKVISINDKQIATWEEIQKTLSLKHEQDLHLDVVVQHQGSQEQSKISVVAKAEPNPNILSSFNYVANVDGLTAMSAGTTVGVIANSPLYALGLRTGDSIVGINGTKIAYWRDLESTLAKMNSKDTLTLEVMGKREGDKTDKPITVTMAPLESMKSFSLSALGLESSELYLSKVMDNSPAKAAGIKEGDRLVAINSVTLNKWDDVIANIKSFDGKNPVDIKVLREGQNVDLKITPKMTTQMTAAGSEEKRYTIGIAPVVNLALPDTLVVRTNNPLEAVVRGTEKTWDFTVMTVMSFVRLFEAKISPKNIGGVLSIGQAAGETYKMGITPFLQMMAIISVNLFILNLLPIPVLDGGHLVFYVIEVVKGAPLSLRKMEIAQQVGMALLMSLMVFALFNDFTRLFGL; translated from the coding sequence ATGGAAATGCTTCTAAATTACATCAATAGTGGTTTGTCAGTCGTTATTCCTTTCGTTGTATTGCTCGGAATTTTGATTTTCGTGCATGAGCTTGGTCACTTCCTTGTGGCTCGCTGGTGTGGCGTTAGAGTCGAAGTATTCAGCTTGGGCTTTGGCAAAAAAATCCTGAAATATAAAAAAGGCGATACAACCTATGCGCTTTCCATCGTGCCACTGGGTGGTTACGTAAAAATGTTTGGTGAACAACCAGGCGAAAATATTTCTGAAGAAGACAAAAAAGTTTCATTCACCCACAAAACAGTGTGGCAACGTATCGCCGTGGTTCTTGCGGGTCCGTTGATGAATTTCTTTTTTGCGATTTTGGTTTTAGGTATCGTTGCCTTGGTTGGCGAAGATGCAAAAATGCCAGTGCTTGGTGATATCAATCCAAAATCTGCCGCGTATGAAGCTGGTTTCCGCTCGGGCGACAAAGTCATTTCCATTAACGACAAACAGATCGCTACTTGGGAAGAAATCCAAAAAACGCTTAGCCTAAAACATGAACAAGATCTGCATCTTGATGTCGTGGTTCAACACCAAGGCAGCCAAGAGCAATCTAAGATCTCTGTTGTTGCGAAGGCTGAACCGAATCCAAACATCTTAAGCTCATTCAACTACGTTGCTAATGTTGACGGTCTGACAGCAATGTCTGCCGGAACAACTGTGGGCGTAATTGCAAACTCACCGCTTTATGCGTTGGGCTTGCGCACGGGCGATTCCATCGTTGGCATCAACGGAACAAAAATCGCTTACTGGAGAGATCTGGAATCAACGCTTGCTAAAATGAACTCCAAGGACACTTTAACTTTGGAAGTCATGGGTAAACGCGAAGGCGACAAAACTGACAAGCCAATTACTGTGACGATGGCGCCGCTTGAAAGCATGAAATCTTTCAGCTTGTCAGCATTGGGCCTTGAGTCTTCCGAGCTTTACCTTTCTAAAGTAATGGATAATTCACCAGCGAAAGCTGCGGGCATTAAAGAGGGCGACCGCCTGGTTGCAATCAATAGCGTAACTTTGAATAAATGGGACGATGTTATTGCTAACATCAAATCCTTCGATGGTAAAAATCCTGTCGACATCAAAGTTTTGCGTGAAGGTCAGAATGTTGATTTGAAAATCACGCCTAAAATGACAACGCAAATGACAGCAGCTGGTAGCGAAGAAAAACGCTATACGATTGGTATCGCTCCTGTTGTTAACTTGGCATTGCCAGACACTTTGGTGGTTCGTACAAACAATCCACTTGAGGCCGTGGTGCGTGGGACAGAAAAAACTTGGGACTTCACTGTAATGACAGTGATGAGCTTTGTTCGTCTGTTTGAAGCAAAGATCTCTCCGAAAAATATCGGGGGCGTTCTGTCTATTGGTCAGGCGGCAGGTGAAACTTATAAAATGGGTATTACGCCATTCTTGCAAATGATGGCGATCATCTCTGTGAACTTGTTCATCCTGAACTTGCTACCGATTCCAGTTTTGGACGGTGGTCACTTGGTGTTCTATGTGATCGAAGTTGTTAAAGGTGCGCCTTTAAGTCTTCGTAAAATGGAAATTGCCCAACAAGTAGGTATGGCGCTCTTAATGAGTTTGATGGTCTTTGCCCTGTTCAATGACTTTACTCGCCTATTCGGTCTATGA
- a CDS encoding P-loop NTPase: MERDFENDNVEPLNFKTSSNEKFPAKLWVTASGKGGVGKTFVSSSLGITLSKLGHTVVIVDLDLSGANIHTVLGVNPSHMNIRHYFEGVKTLQDLVIPTQYSNLSYVQGFWDSWSPIDFTMDQIANLIPQIHALRADYVIVDLGAGALEAHLELFKAADEKFLVTSPEPTSIEKTYRFIEAFVCHSLKQDSTPDAYGNMLTTLRSHRQRTLGKPFSFRSYLKEQTGLNYDFFESLTAKPVRLIVNSCRYQNHSELGYGMKSVCNKYYDLSIDFAASIDFDNAVWQSVKGREHVLFAQPFTGLAGQFLTTCKQLIDPEELRAVV, translated from the coding sequence ATGGAACGAGACTTCGAAAACGACAATGTTGAACCTTTGAACTTCAAAACTTCTTCCAATGAAAAATTCCCTGCGAAACTTTGGGTGACGGCATCTGGAAAAGGCGGCGTGGGAAAAACCTTTGTCTCTTCGAGCTTGGGCATCACGCTCTCCAAACTTGGTCACACAGTAGTGATTGTTGATTTGGATTTAAGTGGCGCAAACATTCACACAGTTCTTGGCGTAAATCCTTCTCACATGAATATCCGTCACTACTTTGAAGGCGTTAAAACTCTTCAAGACCTGGTGATTCCGACTCAGTACTCGAATCTTTCCTATGTTCAAGGCTTCTGGGATTCCTGGTCGCCAATCGATTTCACCATGGATCAAATCGCAAACTTGATTCCGCAAATCCACGCCCTTCGCGCAGATTACGTGATTGTTGATTTGGGAGCTGGTGCTTTGGAAGCACACTTGGAGCTGTTCAAAGCGGCTGATGAAAAATTTCTGGTGACGTCACCAGAACCAACCAGCATCGAAAAAACTTATCGCTTCATTGAAGCTTTCGTTTGCCATTCTCTAAAGCAAGATTCCACTCCCGATGCTTACGGCAACATGCTGACTACTTTGCGCAGCCATCGCCAAAGAACTTTGGGTAAACCGTTTTCATTCCGTTCATATCTTAAAGAGCAAACGGGTTTGAATTACGACTTCTTTGAAAGTTTAACGGCTAAGCCGGTTCGTTTGATCGTTAACAGTTGCCGCTATCAAAATCATTCTGAGCTGGGTTATGGAATGAAGAGTGTCTGCAATAAGTACTACGACCTTAGTATTGATTTCGCTGCTTCAATCGACTTTGACAATGCAGTGTGGCAGTCGGTAAAGGGGCGTGAACACGTACTATTTGCACAACCCTTCACGGGGCTAGCAGGACAATTTTTGACCACGTGCAAACAACTTATTGATCCCGAGGAACTTCGCGCCGTAGTATAA
- the pgeF gene encoding peptidoglycan editing factor PgeF, translating to MNIERTPLGYEIKNSHVTYFFGGKESQIQNLKAAYPHFDFVRVKQTHSDIVVESKDASLDYQVNADGHISSARYLALCVVTADCVPALFYHAKSGTIAGVHAGWRGVANRILINTIRDMVKRGIPPQEIEVAIGPHIQKDSFEVGHDVRDQILASLLETSREEKEMFYTDLSTEKSLVDINLIVKAQLESQGISLENVSTLHIDTVKDQFFHSHRRDKEQAGRQISFVVRTP from the coding sequence ATGAATATAGAAAGAACTCCTTTGGGATATGAGATTAAAAACTCTCATGTAACTTACTTTTTCGGTGGCAAAGAGTCACAAATTCAAAATCTGAAAGCTGCTTATCCTCACTTTGATTTCGTTCGCGTTAAGCAAACTCACAGCGATATCGTGGTGGAATCGAAAGATGCGTCGCTTGATTACCAAGTGAACGCCGACGGACATATTTCCTCGGCTCGCTATCTAGCTTTGTGCGTGGTCACGGCTGACTGCGTTCCTGCTTTGTTCTATCACGCTAAAAGCGGCACCATTGCTGGTGTTCACGCCGGCTGGCGCGGAGTTGCGAACCGTATTTTAATCAATACGATTCGCGATATGGTTAAACGCGGAATTCCTCCTCAGGAAATTGAAGTTGCCATCGGTCCCCACATTCAAAAAGACAGCTTTGAAGTGGGTCATGATGTGCGCGATCAGATCCTGGCTAGTCTTCTAGAAACGTCTCGCGAGGAAAAAGAGATGTTTTACACAGACCTATCCACAGAGAAGAGTCTGGTGGATATTAATTTGATCGTGAAAGCTCAATTGGAATCCCAGGGAATTTCCTTAGAGAATGTCTCAACCTTGCACATCGATACTGTGAAAGATCAATTCTTTCACTCCCACCGTCGCGATAAGGAACAAGCCGGTCGTCAGATCAGCTTTGTCGTAAGAACGCCATGA
- the tsaB gene encoding tRNA (adenosine(37)-N6)-threonylcarbamoyltransferase complex dimerization subunit type 1 TsaB: MKILAMETSTLLGGVAVIQDGKVVAEESSQRQKSHTEIISPFVENCLKTAGLKLEEIDVFAVGQGPGSFTGIRVAANAGKTYAYSFNKPMVTIDSLMLLAEQARPSTLPVLAIMNAYKNMVYLGLFDCSGEEPVYLKGPAAIPVRELSQHIDMEVMVVGDGWETYHEYFPENMKSKMHRDSKFPDEPQARTLGLMAEKRAQRGQTLDWKSFIPLYIRASEAEETKKGILISPLK; the protein is encoded by the coding sequence ATGAAAATTCTAGCCATGGAAACCAGCACTCTGCTTGGTGGAGTGGCTGTCATTCAAGACGGAAAAGTTGTCGCTGAGGAATCCTCTCAGCGACAAAAGTCCCATACAGAAATTATCTCCCCCTTCGTGGAAAACTGTTTGAAAACTGCGGGTTTGAAACTCGAGGAAATCGACGTGTTTGCTGTCGGTCAGGGACCAGGGAGTTTTACAGGTATTCGTGTAGCAGCCAACGCTGGCAAGACTTACGCGTATAGCTTTAATAAGCCCATGGTGACCATTGATTCACTGATGTTGTTAGCCGAACAAGCTCGTCCATCAACACTGCCAGTTCTGGCAATCATGAATGCTTACAAGAACATGGTATACCTGGGACTTTTTGATTGTTCAGGTGAAGAACCTGTTTATCTAAAAGGTCCAGCGGCAATTCCCGTTCGCGAATTATCCCAACATATTGACATGGAAGTGATGGTTGTGGGCGACGGTTGGGAAACTTATCACGAGTATTTTCCGGAAAACATGAAAAGCAAAATGCATCGGGATTCGAAATTTCCGGATGAGCCGCAAGCGCGCACTCTGGGTTTGATGGCGGAAAAACGTGCTCAACGTGGACAAACTTTAGACTGGAAATCGTTTATTCCCCTTTATATTCGCGCATCTGAAGCCGAAGAGACAAAAAAAGGAATTTTAATTTCCCCGTTGAAATAG
- a CDS encoding Dps family protein, protein MKINIGINDKDRKEIAKGLSTLLADTYTLYLQTHNFHWNVEGPMFQTLHLMFETQYNELALAVDLIAERIRALGHYAPGTYAEFSKLSSIKEVPGEKLSATKMIETLVLGQETVARTARGLFAVVEKASDEPTADLLTQRLQVHEKTAWMLRSLLEKK, encoded by the coding sequence ATGAAAATCAATATTGGTATTAACGACAAAGACAGAAAAGAAATCGCAAAAGGTCTTTCGACTCTTTTGGCCGACACTTACACTCTTTATCTTCAAACTCACAACTTTCATTGGAATGTCGAAGGACCCATGTTCCAAACTTTGCATTTGATGTTTGAAACTCAATATAATGAATTGGCGTTGGCCGTTGATTTGATCGCAGAACGTATTCGTGCATTGGGACACTACGCTCCAGGTACGTATGCTGAGTTCTCTAAACTTTCTTCTATCAAAGAAGTTCCAGGAGAAAAATTGAGCGCGACAAAAATGATCGAGACGCTTGTTCTTGGTCAGGAAACTGTTGCTCGCACTGCTCGTGGCCTGTTCGCTGTTGTTGAAAAAGCAAGTGACGAACCAACAGCAGATCTTTTGACTCAAAGACTTCAAGTTCACGAGAAAACAGCTTGGATGTTAAGAAGCTTGCTTGAAAAGAAGTAA
- a CDS encoding MlaD family protein produces the protein MKVETKVGLLALVSLIMVAAFAYAMGFIAPFSNTKELNVMFNFAGGIEEGSPVRVMGIKVGKVKSITFDPEHKMADGEEVKLRLTITIDKKAWTSVRKDSKFYINLAGVIGEKFLEISPGNAAAGEFANGDYVRGEDPPRIDQLLSQGYGLAGKVIEILEKNEGSVTNTIKQLDALTTNFNRTLVLLDKTTKNREVSRLLDNAVKISDDMAYFTTNLRSKKAEDTYDLVHKLLFRLEPMDAPAIKKFLQEEGVRARIF, from the coding sequence ATGAAAGTGGAAACCAAGGTCGGTTTGTTAGCTCTAGTAAGTCTAATCATGGTCGCAGCATTTGCTTATGCCATGGGCTTCATTGCTCCATTCTCAAATACTAAAGAACTAAATGTGATGTTTAACTTCGCTGGGGGAATTGAAGAAGGTTCTCCCGTTCGTGTAATGGGTATCAAAGTGGGCAAAGTTAAATCCATTACTTTTGATCCTGAACATAAAATGGCTGATGGTGAAGAGGTTAAGTTGCGTTTGACAATCACCATTGATAAAAAAGCCTGGACGAGTGTCCGTAAAGATTCGAAATTTTATATCAATCTTGCAGGTGTGATCGGGGAAAAGTTCTTGGAGATCTCTCCTGGAAATGCAGCGGCCGGTGAGTTTGCAAATGGGGACTATGTTCGCGGTGAAGATCCTCCGCGCATCGATCAACTCCTGTCTCAAGGATATGGATTGGCTGGAAAAGTTATCGAAATCCTGGAAAAAAATGAAGGATCGGTAACAAATACGATCAAACAGCTGGATGCTTTGACGACAAACTTTAATCGCACTCTGGTATTATTGGATAAAACGACAAAAAACCGCGAAGTATCCAGATTGCTTGATAATGCAGTCAAAATCAGCGATGACATGGCATATTTTACGACGAATCTTCGATCTAAAAAGGCTGAAGACACGTATGATTTGGTTCATAAACTTCTTTTCCGCTTGGAACCTATGGATGCCCCGGCAATCAAAAAGTTTCTTCAAGAAGAAGGTGTCAGAGCCCGTATCTTTTAG
- a CDS encoding cystathionine gamma-synthase, producing MKTTDSKLGFATRAIHAGQAPDPTTGAIMTPVYMTSTYVQSSPGVHKGWEYSRTHNPTRRAYENCMASLESGKYGFAFASGCAATTVILHLIKGGDHVIAMDDMYGGTFRLFDKVLRHDGMEFSFIDLTKVENFEKAIKPNTKMVWLETPTNPTLKLVDIKKICAIAKAKGIIVAVDNTFMSPYFQRPLELGADIVVHSATKYIGGHSDVVGGVAVTSREDIAERMAFLSNSMGPIQGPFDSFMCLRSLKTLPLRMKAHQENAMAIARFLEGHSKVEKVIYPGLESHPQHALAKEQMHGYGGMITFYIKGGIEAARKFLESVEIFALAESLGGVESLIEHPAIMTHASVPAENRKALGIDDTLIRLSVGIEDLTDLLSDLKSAFDKV from the coding sequence ATGAAAACAACAGATTCTAAACTTGGTTTTGCGACTCGTGCGATTCATGCTGGACAAGCTCCAGATCCTACAACTGGAGCGATCATGACTCCGGTTTACATGACCTCGACTTATGTACAATCTTCTCCGGGCGTTCATAAAGGTTGGGAGTATTCTCGTACTCACAATCCAACTCGTCGCGCTTATGAAAATTGCATGGCAAGTCTTGAAAGCGGTAAATATGGCTTCGCATTTGCCTCAGGTTGCGCCGCAACGACTGTGATTTTGCACCTTATTAAAGGTGGTGATCATGTTATCGCGATGGACGATATGTACGGCGGCACTTTTCGCTTGTTTGATAAAGTTCTAAGACACGATGGTATGGAGTTTTCTTTCATTGATTTGACGAAAGTTGAAAACTTCGAAAAGGCGATCAAGCCAAATACGAAAATGGTGTGGTTGGAAACTCCGACAAATCCGACATTGAAGTTGGTCGACATCAAAAAAATCTGCGCGATCGCGAAAGCGAAAGGCATCATCGTAGCCGTTGATAACACGTTCATGAGTCCTTACTTCCAGCGTCCATTGGAATTGGGTGCGGATATCGTAGTGCACTCGGCGACTAAATATATCGGTGGTCACAGTGACGTGGTTGGCGGTGTGGCAGTGACTTCGCGTGAAGACATCGCTGAGCGCATGGCTTTCTTAAGTAACTCGATGGGACCGATCCAAGGACCATTTGATTCATTCATGTGCTTAAGAAGTTTGAAAACTTTACCTTTGCGTATGAAGGCTCACCAGGAAAACGCGATGGCGATCGCACGTTTCTTGGAAGGTCATTCGAAAGTTGAAAAAGTGATTTACCCAGGTTTGGAAAGTCATCCGCAGCATGCCTTGGCGAAAGAGCAAATGCATGGATATGGCGGCATGATCACTTTCTATATCAAAGGTGGAATCGAAGCGGCCCGTAAGTTCTTGGAAAGCGTAGAAATCTTTGCTTTGGCAGAGAGTTTGGGTGGTGTAGAGAGCTTGATCGAACACCCAGCGATTATGACGCATGCCTCCGTGCCAGCTGAAAACCGCAAGGCTCTAGGTATCGACGACACGCTAATCAGACTGTCTGTGGGTATTGAAGACCTTACTGACCTGCTTTCAGACCTAAAATCTGCATTCGACAAAGTCTAA
- a CDS encoding ABC transporter permease gives MMTLLADTFWGTFTGPFRRKEFFQQLYFVANRSLFIIVFCVCFAAVVTILESSFHMKMVIQNDAMVPGFAAVLILRELAAIVTALLLCSRVGAGYASEVGTMQITEQIDALKMLGIDPINYLVIPRFFACVLGGILLTVVSNMTCLFAAMMISQAYLGYTPGMFISSMHRFVQFKDVLFAVIKGACFGGVIPLVACYFGFNCQQGAEGVGKATTNTVVVASIAIIVIDFILSYTFSYLY, from the coding sequence ATGATGACACTTCTTGCTGATACTTTCTGGGGAACATTCACTGGACCTTTCCGCCGTAAAGAGTTCTTTCAACAGCTTTACTTTGTCGCCAATCGCAGTCTTTTCATCATTGTTTTCTGTGTTTGTTTTGCGGCGGTTGTGACCATTCTTGAATCCTCTTTTCACATGAAAATGGTGATTCAAAACGATGCGATGGTTCCCGGATTTGCTGCTGTTTTGATTTTGCGTGAGTTAGCAGCCATTGTAACGGCGCTATTACTGTGTTCTCGAGTGGGTGCGGGCTATGCATCTGAAGTGGGAACGATGCAAATCACAGAACAAATTGATGCCTTAAAAATGCTTGGAATTGATCCCATCAATTACCTGGTGATTCCGCGCTTTTTCGCCTGTGTTTTAGGTGGTATCTTGTTGACGGTTGTTTCCAATATGACCTGTTTGTTCGCAGCGATGATGATCAGTCAGGCGTACTTGGGCTACACGCCCGGTATGTTCATCAGCTCTATGCACAGATTCGTGCAATTTAAAGACGTTTTATTTGCCGTAATCAAAGGCGCTTGTTTTGGCGGAGTGATTCCATTGGTTGCCTGCTATTTCGGATTCAACTGTCAGCAGGGTGCTGAGGGTGTAGGTAAGGCGACTACAAATACGGTGGTCGTGGCCTCGATTGCAATTATTGTTATCGATTTTATTTTGTCTTATACTTTTAGTTATCTTTATTGA
- a CDS encoding PLP-dependent cysteine synthase family protein, producing the protein MSQIYNSILETIGNTPIVELHNVAKGSKHKFFAKVEYFNPGGSIKDRVAVAMIEEAEKRGDLKPGGTIVEATSGNTGVGLALAAVIKGYKCIFVMPEKMSEEKRAILKAYGAQVVITPMVEPDHPLSHYNVSKKIADGVPGGFLVNQYHNKDNPARHYKTTGPEIWKQTDGKVDVIVGGAGTGGTLSGCAKYLKEQKASVKVICADPIGSILYDLFYHKKIVDPPGSYKVEGIGEDMLPDNVHLDIYDGFVRVSDPEAFAMTRRLVAEEGLLVGPSSGTAMVAAMKYAETLEKPSNIVVIFPDSGRQYLSKAFNDQWMVENSFLKAEDTKNVFNRVVSAEEALKNLSK; encoded by the coding sequence ATGTCACAAATCTATAATTCGATCCTGGAAACCATCGGTAACACACCGATTGTGGAACTTCACAATGTAGCCAAAGGTTCTAAACACAAATTCTTCGCGAAAGTGGAGTATTTCAATCCGGGCGGGAGCATTAAGGATCGCGTCGCTGTTGCGATGATTGAAGAAGCCGAAAAACGCGGTGATTTAAAACCCGGAGGTACGATCGTAGAGGCTACTTCTGGAAATACGGGCGTAGGCTTGGCACTCGCTGCCGTGATTAAGGGTTACAAGTGTATCTTTGTGATGCCGGAGAAAATGTCTGAAGAAAAGAGAGCCATTTTAAAAGCATATGGCGCCCAAGTGGTCATCACGCCTATGGTGGAGCCGGATCATCCTTTGAGCCACTACAATGTCTCGAAAAAAATCGCAGACGGTGTTCCAGGTGGTTTTTTAGTGAATCAGTACCACAACAAAGACAACCCAGCTCGTCACTATAAGACGACTGGTCCAGAAATTTGGAAACAAACGGATGGCAAAGTCGATGTCATCGTGGGTGGTGCGGGTACTGGTGGGACTCTTTCTGGTTGCGCTAAATATCTTAAAGAGCAAAAAGCTTCCGTAAAAGTCATTTGCGCCGATCCTATCGGATCGATTTTGTATGATTTGTTCTATCATAAGAAAATTGTCGATCCCCCAGGTTCTTACAAGGTCGAGGGTATTGGCGAAGACATGCTTCCAGACAATGTTCATTTGGATATTTATGACGGCTTTGTTCGAGTCAGTGATCCCGAGGCTTTCGCGATGACAAGACGCTTGGTCGCGGAAGAAGGCTTGTTGGTTGGTCCTTCAAGTGGAACAGCTATGGTGGCCGCAATGAAGTATGCTGAAACGTTGGAAAAACCATCAAATATCGTCGTGATTTTCCCAGATAGCGGCCGCCAATATCTGAGCAAGGCATTTAACGATCAATGGATGGTGGAAAACAGTTTCTTGAAGGCTGAAGATACGAAAAATGTCTTCAATCGCGTTGTTTCCGCTGAAGAAGCCCTAAAAAATCTTTCTAAATAA